One window of Ictalurus punctatus breed USDA103 chromosome 22, Coco_2.0, whole genome shotgun sequence genomic DNA carries:
- the LOC100304595 gene encoding interleukin-8 isoform X2, giving the protein MKAATLTVLPLIIFALTAILCEGWGEGKAERCFCQKKAVEKIISEARNEGLPGSRRKPRTESLNWTETKDKFQGKKGKEAEEDQTAKLKFTAGEFYTYMIAQPFRITVSYVISQSI; this is encoded by the exons ATGAAGGCTGCAACTCTCACAGTGCTGCCCTTGATCATCTTTGCACTGACTGCAATACTTTGTGAAG GATGGGGAGAAGGAAAAGCAGAGCGTTGTTTCTGCCAAAAGAAAGCAGTGGAAAAG ATTATCTCTGAAGCAAGGAATGAAGGTCTGCCTGGATCCAGAAGGAAACCAAGGACAGAAAGTCTTAAC TGGACAGAAACTAAAGATAAATTCCAAGGGAAGAAGGggaaagaagcagaagaagatcAAACGGCAAAACTGAAGTTTACAGCTGGAGAATTCTACACATATATGATTGCTCAACCTTTTCGCATTACTGTTTCATATGTGATTAGTCAGTCAATATAA
- the LOC100304595 gene encoding interleukin-8 isoform X1, producing the protein MKAATLTVLPLIIFALTAILCEVSAGWGEGKAERCFCQKKAVEKIISEARNEGLPGSRRKPRTESLNWTETKDKFQGKKGKEAEEDQTAKLKFTAGEFYTYMIAQPFRITVSYVISQSI; encoded by the exons ATGAAGGCTGCAACTCTCACAGTGCTGCCCTTGATCATCTTTGCACTGACTGCAATACTTTGTGAAG tttctgcaGGATGGGGAGAAGGAAAAGCAGAGCGTTGTTTCTGCCAAAAGAAAGCAGTGGAAAAG ATTATCTCTGAAGCAAGGAATGAAGGTCTGCCTGGATCCAGAAGGAAACCAAGGACAGAAAGTCTTAAC TGGACAGAAACTAAAGATAAATTCCAAGGGAAGAAGGggaaagaagcagaagaagatcAAACGGCAAAACTGAAGTTTACAGCTGGAGAATTCTACACATATATGATTGCTCAACCTTTTCGCATTACTGTTTCATATGTGATTAGTCAGTCAATATAA
- the LOC100304595 gene encoding interleukin-8 precursor (The RefSeq protein has 1 substitution compared to this genomic sequence), with protein MKAATLTVLPLIIFALTAILCEVSAGWGEGKAERCFCQKKAVEKVRPALVKKFEVFPPSASCSNTEIILSLKQGMKVCLDPEGNQGQKVLTGQKLKINSKGRRGKKQKEIKRQN; from the exons ATGAAGGCTGCAACTCTCACAGTGCTGCCCTTGATCATCTTTGCACTGACTGCAATACTTTGTGAAG tttctgcaGGATGGGGAGAAGGAAAAGCAGAGCGTTGTTTCTGCCAAAAGAAAGCAGTGGAAAAGGTAAGACCTGCACTTGTGAAGAAGTTTGAGGTATTCCCTCCAAGTGCCTCCTGTTCAAATACTGAGATCAT ATTATCTCTGAAGCAAGGAATGAAGGTCTGCCTGGATCCAGAAGGAAACCAAGGACAGAAAGTCTTAAC TGGACAGAAACTAAAGATAAATTCCAAGGGAAGAAGGggaaagaagcagaagaagatcAAACGGCAAAACTGA
- the LOC128628938 gene encoding C-X-C motif chemokine 11-6: MKSAAVFVVFACLLIVHVQGQARTSVRRCLCQGPAANVVQPQRIDKIEIHPARASCENVEIIVTLKNGAGKKCLNPESEFTKKYITAGLEKRSAV, translated from the exons ATGAAGTCTGCTGcagtttttgttgtgtttgccTGTCTACTTATTGTTCATGTACAAG GACAGGCCAGGACCAGTGTAAGGAGGTGTTTGTGTCAGGGTCCTGCAGCTAACGTAGTTCAACCACAACGTATTGACAAGATTGAAATTCATCCTGCGAGAGCATCTTGTGAAAATGTGGAAATCAT TGTCACTCTGAAGAACGGTGCAGGAAAAAAGTGCTTGAATCCGGAATCTGAATTTACTAAGAAATACATCACGGCAGGATTAGAGAAAAG GAGTGCAGTGTAA
- the LOC128628946 gene encoding C-X-C motif chemokine 11-6, protein MKSAAVFVVFACLLIVHVQGQARTSVTRCLCQGPAANVVRPQRIDKFEIHPASATCENVEIIVTLKNGAGKKCLNPESEFTKKYITAGLEKRSAV, encoded by the exons ATGAAGTCTGCTGcagtttttgttgtgtttgccTGTCTACTTATTGTTCATGTACAAG GACAGGCCAGGACCAGTGTAACGAGGTGTTTGTGTCAGGGTCCTGCAGCTAACGTAGTTCGTCCACAACGTATTGACAAGTTTGAAATTCATCCTGCGAGTGCAACTTGTGAAAATGTGGAAATCAT TGTCACTCTGAAGAACGGTGCAGGAAAAAAGTGCTTGAATCCGGAATCTGAATTTACTAAGAAATACATCACGGCAGGATTAGAGAAAAG GAGTGCAGTGTAA
- the LOC100304595 gene encoding interleukin-8 isoform X3, whose translation MKAATLTVLPLIIFALTAILCEGWGEGKAERCFCQKKAVEKVRPALVKKFEVFPPSASCSNTEIILSLKQGMKVCLDPEGNQGQKVLTGQKLKINSKGRRGKKQKKIKRQN comes from the exons ATGAAGGCTGCAACTCTCACAGTGCTGCCCTTGATCATCTTTGCACTGACTGCAATACTTTGTGAAG GATGGGGAGAAGGAAAAGCAGAGCGTTGTTTCTGCCAAAAGAAAGCAGTGGAAAAGGTAAGACCTGCACTTGTGAAGAAGTTTGAGGTATTCCCTCCAAGTGCCTCCTGTTCAAATACTGAGATCAT ATTATCTCTGAAGCAAGGAATGAAGGTCTGCCTGGATCCAGAAGGAAACCAAGGACAGAAAGTCTTAAC TGGACAGAAACTAAAGATAAATTCCAAGGGAAGAAGGggaaagaagcagaagaagatcAAACGGCAAAACTGA
- the LOC108255699 gene encoding uncharacterized protein LOC108255699: MKSAAVFVVFACLLIVHVQGQAKMRCLCQGPAANVVHPLRIDKIDIHPASTSCENKEIVVTLKNGGGKKCLNPESEFTKKYITARGIIPHVQGQARTSVRRCLCQGPAANVVRPQRIDKIEIHPASATCENVEIIVTLKNGGGKKCLNPESEFTKKYITARGIIPHVQGQARTSVRRCLCQGPAANVVRPQRIDKIEIHPASATCENVEIIVTLKNGAGKKCLNPESEFTKKYITAGLEKRSAV, translated from the exons ATGAAGTCTGCTGcagtttttgttgtgtttgccTGTCTACTTATTGTTCATGTACAAG GACAGGCCAAGATGAGGTGTTTGTGTCAGGGTCCTGCAGCTAACGTAGTTCATCCACTACGTATTGACAAGATTGACATTCATCCTGCAAGTACATCTTGTGAAAATAAGGAAATCGT TGTCACTCTGAAGAATGGTGGAGGAAAAAAGTGCTTGAATCCGGAATCTGAATTTACTAAGAAATACATCACGGCACGAGGTATTATACCTCATGTACAAG GACAGGCCAGGACCAGTGTAAGGAGGTGTTTGTGTCAGGGTCCTGCAGCTAACGTAGTTCGTCCACAACGTATTGACAAGATTGAAATTCATCCTGCGAGTGCAACTTGTGAAAATGTGGAAATCAT TGTCACTCTGAAGAATGGTGGAGGAAAAAAGTGCTTGAATCCGGAATCTGAATTTACTAAGAAATACATCACGGCACGAGGTATTATACCTCATGTACAAG GACAGGCCAGGACCAGTGTAAGGAGGTGTTTGTGTCAGGGTCCTGCAGCTAACGTAGTTCGTCCACAACGTATTGACAAGATTGAAATTCATCCTGCGAGTGCAACTTGTGAAAATGTGGAAATCAT TGTCACTCTGAAGAACGGTGCAGGAAAAAAGTGCTTGAATCCGGAATCTGAATTTACTAAGAAATACATCACGGCAGGATTAGAGAAAAG GAGTGCAGTGTAA
- the LOC128628744 gene encoding C-X-C motif chemokine 11-6-like, whose translation MKSAAVFVVFACLLIVHVQGQARTSVRRCLCQGPAANGVRLQRIDKIEIHPASATCENKEIIVTLKNGAGKKCLNPESEFTKKYITAALEKRSAV comes from the exons ATGAAGTCTGCTGcagtttttgttgtgtttgccTGTCTACTTATTGTTCATGTACAAG GACAGGCCAGGACCAGTGTAAGGAGGTGTTTGTGTCAGGGTCCTGCAGCTAACGGAGTACGTCTACAACGTATTGACAAGATTGAAATTCATCCTGCGAGTGCAACTTGTGAAAATAAGGAAATCAT TGTCACTCTGAAGAACGGTGCAGGAAAAAAGTGCTTGAATCCGGAATCTGAATTTACTAAGAAATACATCACAGCAGCATTAGAGAAAAG GAGTGCAGTGTAA
- the LOC128628945 gene encoding C-X-C motif chemokine 11-6: protein MKSAAVFVVFACLLIVHVQGQARTSVTRCLCQGPAANVVRPQRIDKIEIHPASATCENVEIIVTLKNGAGKKCLNPESEFTKKYITAGLEKRSAV, encoded by the exons ATGAAGTCTGCTGcagtttttgttgtgtttgccTGTCTACTTATTGTTCATGTACAAG GACAGGCCAGGACCAGTGTAACGAGGTGTTTGTGTCAGGGTCCTGCAGCTAACGTAGTTCGTCCACAACGTATTGACAAGATTGAAATTCATCCTGCGAGTGCAACTTGTGAAAATGTGGAAATCAT TGTCACTCTGAAGAACGGTGCAGGAAAAAAGTGCTTGAATCCGGAATCTGAATTTACTAAGAAATACATCACGGCAGGATTAGAGAAAAG GAGTGCAGTGTAA